A stretch of Mobula birostris isolate sMobBir1 chromosome 2, sMobBir1.hap1, whole genome shotgun sequence DNA encodes these proteins:
- the LOC140207802 gene encoding immunoglobulin kappa light chain-like isoform X2, whose amino-acid sequence MAAERLHRAAAEINPTPRSRSQRRRLPARVQMLMELLTLFVTIQMFRVCVAELRPFSESPSVVTAHVGKTVELSCELTDRVEVASNVFWYKQRAGEPLVTIKSTDCRKTGCRTAYKKGPGDHTSVLEIRDIRVEDAGSYHCFATDSYSTFVKGSTLLVGDSSTNRTYMLVFVLPSETNGSVPLVCLVGGLSSNQIVIYWNISGRTMEGWSDTGTLDPDKSYSVRSQVLIPVETWRSGGVCTCIAQLGGAGKTIINSVFNITIEPDQGWCLPTAILLGVLAFLVILIIIRISKERRSGTRGQLATHQIHGSAAQSQAPILYASLEFAASSLPRR is encoded by the exons ATGGCAGCTGAGAGGCTGCACAGAGCCGCGGCTGAAATTAATCCAACTCCTCGGAGTCGATCACAGCGCCGCCGACTACCGGCTCGAGTCCAGATGTTGATGGAACTTTTGACCCTGTTCGTTACCATTCAGATGTTTCGTGTTTGCG TTGCAGAACTCAGGCCGTTTTCTGAGAGTCCGTCTGTAGTGACTGCACATGTTGGTAAGACGGTTGAACTCTCCTGCGAACTCACGGACAGAGTGGAGGTCGCAAGCAATGTGTTCTGGTACAAACAGCGTGCGGGCGAACCCCTGGTAACGATCAAATCCACGGACTGCCGAAAGACCGGCTGTAGGACTGCTTACAAAAAAGGTCCGGGCGATCACACATCAGTGCTGGAAATCCGGGACATCCGGGTGGAGGATGCGGGTTCCTACCACTGTTTTGCAACGGATAGTTATTCAACGTTTGTGAAAGGATCCACACTACTGGTTGGAG ACAGTTCCACCAACCGGACCTACATGCTGGTATTTGTCCTACCGTCTGAGACAAACGGGTCGGTTCCGTTGGTATGTCTGGTCGGCGGCCTTTCTTCCAACCAGATTGTCATTTACTGGAACATATCGGGACGGACCATGGAAGGATGGAGCGATACTGGCACTCTTGACCCAGACAAGAGCTATAGTGTTAGAAGTCAGGTGCTGATTCCAGTGGAAACATGGAGGAGCGGCGGAGTCTGCACCTGTATCGCACAACTGGGGGGTGCGGGAAAGACCATAATCAACAGCGTGTTCAATATCACCATTGAACCAGATCAAG GCTGGTGTCTTCCCACTGCGATCCTCCTTGGGGTCCTTGCCTTCCTGGTTATCCTAATCATTATTCGGATCTCTAAAGAGCGGAGATCAG GGACCCGTGGTCAATTAGCGACGCACCAAATACACGGCAGTGCGGCTCAG TCCCAGGCACCGATCCTTTACGCCTCTCTCGAGTTCGCTGCGTCATCCTTACCCCGCAGATGA
- the LOC140207802 gene encoding immunoglobulin kappa light chain-like isoform X1, with protein MAAERLHRAAAEINPTPRSRSQRRRLPARVQMLMELLTLFVTIQMFRVCVAELRPFSESPSVVTAHVGKTVELSCELTDRVEVASNVFWYKQRAGEPLVTIKSTDCRKTGCRTAYKKGPGDHTSVLEIRDIRVEDAGSYHCFATDSYSTFVKGSTLLVGDSSTNRTYMLVFVLPSETNGSVPLVCLVGGLSSNQIVIYWNISGRTMEGWSDTGTLDPDKSYSVRSQVLIPVETWRSGGVCTCIAQLGGAGKTIINSVFNITIEPDQGWCLPTAILLGVLAFLVILIIIRISKERRSGEGWLFPIISIYLLTVTAVPVSRHCVITAANGFRRRDTGRSYCGKCGELD; from the exons ATGGCAGCTGAGAGGCTGCACAGAGCCGCGGCTGAAATTAATCCAACTCCTCGGAGTCGATCACAGCGCCGCCGACTACCGGCTCGAGTCCAGATGTTGATGGAACTTTTGACCCTGTTCGTTACCATTCAGATGTTTCGTGTTTGCG TTGCAGAACTCAGGCCGTTTTCTGAGAGTCCGTCTGTAGTGACTGCACATGTTGGTAAGACGGTTGAACTCTCCTGCGAACTCACGGACAGAGTGGAGGTCGCAAGCAATGTGTTCTGGTACAAACAGCGTGCGGGCGAACCCCTGGTAACGATCAAATCCACGGACTGCCGAAAGACCGGCTGTAGGACTGCTTACAAAAAAGGTCCGGGCGATCACACATCAGTGCTGGAAATCCGGGACATCCGGGTGGAGGATGCGGGTTCCTACCACTGTTTTGCAACGGATAGTTATTCAACGTTTGTGAAAGGATCCACACTACTGGTTGGAG ACAGTTCCACCAACCGGACCTACATGCTGGTATTTGTCCTACCGTCTGAGACAAACGGGTCGGTTCCGTTGGTATGTCTGGTCGGCGGCCTTTCTTCCAACCAGATTGTCATTTACTGGAACATATCGGGACGGACCATGGAAGGATGGAGCGATACTGGCACTCTTGACCCAGACAAGAGCTATAGTGTTAGAAGTCAGGTGCTGATTCCAGTGGAAACATGGAGGAGCGGCGGAGTCTGCACCTGTATCGCACAACTGGGGGGTGCGGGAAAGACCATAATCAACAGCGTGTTCAATATCACCATTGAACCAGATCAAG GCTGGTGTCTTCCCACTGCGATCCTCCTTGGGGTCCTTGCCTTCCTGGTTATCCTAATCATTATTCGGATCTCTAAAGAGCGGAGATCAGGTGAGGGTTGGCTTTTCCCAATCATATCCATATATCTATTAACAGTTACCGCGGTCCCTGTTTCAAGGCACTGTGTGATCACTGCTGCCAATGGGTTTAGAAGGAGGGACACGGGAAGGAGTTATTGCGGGAAGTGCGGCGAATTGGACTGA